The following proteins are encoded in a genomic region of Xenopus laevis strain J_2021 chromosome 3L, Xenopus_laevis_v10.1, whole genome shotgun sequence:
- the LOC108710577 gene encoding DC-STAMP domain-containing protein 2-like, which produces MESTRQGFLTCCEECGIILQQGCTYTLEGCQKVCKDLLNICKCCAESCPCSLKCLSSCCPRFGDTTPVTQVSALDSIDDVLDKGKATLKLKEDSKIRNVLSSFFAFFCGLLLTSVYGFTVLFILNYNLYFCIVTTTIMGFFLSLGMAFYETVRVNMLLMLLQFFSAHGKELLLWLGFIMIFTGPGLNTLDNVGRVGDTMQCGMEKFVNQTIDMMLLMQKPLMLFANSIKKLAESFKGVGDKANDALDNLSYEVKRIGHGLHRVWFNLYNLKEICNEAIGAPDKKCFEIFKNGKQNCLNVMGKGGFICNVVDAASVLCHLSNPVCVAPAFVQFLARSHKTKPIQWMIQNFKEQFAFNMTVNKDFDITFNSSKSMFQAARDILEEIDNQIAPYREAASMFTYFIFFLILNFYVKALWYRTSYLFENAFDNVYITRNFVELDAFRARRGAEILMPLNKKESAKLYRPASLSLSKKETQGYMYGIITVFRNSMLAFTFMCVDYGIYWILQMVYAILGRDPIVKATTPIGRESETSFFSESIHSLANSLNTMQADSTKTVASNCLVVPAPPNHQQYIILGIVHAVALFVCIFGPYIQRLRHSICAYYYPFREQQRICYLYNKLMTKRHILTTNLKKSLKATGDTGHTNIFNVLALKVPLLRKSRLTKGTQCCTSCAKIFQDFNSFEFRPCITTGCKALYCRDCADILNNTCIMCLMPFTYDNNIDVEMDSSDEEDILVWMQTRKNMEKTHTEKRKQLKKRIQYTKSDIKTRAKRGGIKSQDLLKTIKEMEKDYMTSESTDNESSMSSDDSDEMDFEYQDRSESSGSSDEESS; this is translated from the exons ATGGAATCAACACGTCAAGGATTTTTAACTTGTTGTGAAGAATGCGGCATAATACTCCAGCAAGGCTGCACATACACCCTCGAGGGATGCCAAAAAGTGTGCAAAGATCTCTTGAACATATGTAAATGCTGTGCGGAGAGTTGCCCATGCAGCCTGAAGTGTCTGTCGTCATGTTGCCCTAGGTTTGGTGACACGACGCCAGTCACTCAGGTTTCAGCGTTGGATAGTATTGATGACGTTTTAGATAAGGGAAAGGCGACACTTAAGCTTAAAGAAGACAGTAAGATCAGGAATGTGCTGAGCAGcttttttgccttcttttgtGGCCTCTTGCTCACCTCTGTCTATGGATTTACAGTCCTGTTTATACTGAATTATAACCTGTACTTCTGCATTGTGACAACCACAATAATGGGATTCTTCCTATCACTGGGTATGGCTTTCTACGAGACCGTTCGCGTTAATATGCTGCTTATGTTGCTGCAATTCTTCTCAG CTCATGGAAAGGAATTGCTCTTATGGCTAGGATTTATCATGATCTTTACTGGACCGGGACTGAATACATTAGACAATGTCGGCagagtaggagatacaatgcaGTGCGGAATGGAAAAGTTCGTAAACCAAACAATAGATATGATGCTATTGATGCAAAAGCCTTTGATGT TGTTCGCAAATTCGATCAAGAAACTTGCGGAGTCGTTTAAAGGAGTTGGAGATAAGGCAAATGATGCCTTGGACAACTTGTCTTATGAAGTGAAGCGCATAG GCCACGGCTTACACAGAGTCTGGTTCAACTTGTACAACCTCAAAGAAATATGCAATGAAGCTATAGGGGCTCCAGACAAGAAATGCTTTGAGATATTTAAAAATGGCAAACAGAATTGTCTCAACGTGATGGGAAAAGGTGGCTTCATATGCAACGTCGTAGATGCCGCCAGCGTACTGTGTCACTTGTCTAACC CTGTTTGCGTTGCGCCCGCCTTCGTTCAGTTCTTGGCCAGGAGCCACAAGACAAAAC CCATCCAATGGATGATACAGAATTTCAAGGAACAGTTTGCTTTCAACATGACAGTCAACAAAGACTTCGATATCACTTTCAATTCCAGCAAAAGCATGTTTCAAGCTGCGCGAGATATTTTAGAAGAAATAGATAACCAAATAGCCCCCTACAGAGAGGCGGCCAGCATGTTTACCTACTTCATATTTTTCCTAATCTTAAACTTCTATGTCAA GGCATTATGGTATCGCACAagttatttatttgaaaatgccTTCGACAATGTTTATATAACAAGGAATTTTGTCGAGTTAGATGCGTTCAGAGCCCGGAGAGGTGCTGAAATCCTGATGCctctaaataaaaaagaaagcgCAAAACTCTACCGACCAG CTTCATTATCTCTTTCCAAGAAGGAGACGCAAGGATATATGTATGGCATAATCACTGTTTTTAGAAACTCAATGCTGGCATTTACATTCATGTGCGTGGATTACGGTATATACTGGATCTTGCAAATGGTATATGCCATACTGGGAAGAGACCCGATAGTAAAAG CTACTACTCCCATTGGGAGAGAGAGTGAGACTAGTTTCTTCAGTGAGTCGATTCATTCCCTGGCTAATTCTTTAAATACCATGCAAGCGGACTCAACAAAAACCGTAGCCAGTAACTGCCTGGTTGTTCCTGCACCACCAAACCATCAGCAATACATCATTCTTG GAATCGTGCATGCGGTAGCCTTATTTGTCTGTATATTTGGACCGTATATTCAAAGACTGCGACACTCTATATGTGCATACTACTATCCATTCCGTGAGCAG CAAAGAATCTGTTACTTGTACAATAAGCTGATGACCAAGCGTCACATCTTGACAACCAATTTGAAGAAGTCATTGAAAGCAACAGGAGACACGGGACATACGAATATCTTCAATGTATTGGCATTAAA AGTACCTTTGTTGCGCAAATCCCGGCTAACCAAAGGAACACAGTGTTGTACATCATGTGCCAAGATCTTCCAGGACTTTAACAGTTTTGAATTCCGACCATGCATCACCACTGGCTGCAAAG CTCTTTACTGCAGAGACTGCGCTGACATTCTGAACAATACATGTATCATGTGTTTGATGCCTTTCACTTATGACAATAACATAGATGTTGAGAT GGACTCCAGTGATGAAGAAGATATCCTTGTATGGATGCAGACACGGAAAAATATGGAGAAGACGCACACGGAAAAGAGGAAGCAATTGAAGAAGCGTATCCAGTATACCAAAAGTGACATAAAGACTCGTGCAAAGAGAGGCGGTATTAAAAGTCAGGACTTACTTAAAACAATTAAGGAAATGGAAAAAGATTACATGACCTCAGAGAGCACCGACAATGAGAGCAGTATGAGCAGTGATGATTCAGA TGAGATGGACTTTGAATATCAGGACAGATCTGAATCAAGTGGTAGCTCTGATGAGGAAAGTTCATGA